Proteins co-encoded in one Saprospira grandis genomic window:
- a CDS encoding sugar transferase codes for MKKQALGLWLYILLDYLTATFAWCLFFIFRKIALERIAPFHWDWLWKDPNFIFGFLAIPPAWLLLYALTDSYRNIYRMSRTTEFLRSLASIFLGSLVLFFSILLNDLPNYSEGYRAYYASFGALFGLQFVLTFLARMILLGRAHARVQKGEIRFKTLLIGSRERAAQLYAEIEEGQTAGYYEFVGALALNEQPLNYGLPYLGQIEELENVLQEQEIQEVILALEADEQQQLSFLLNSLAGRPLLIKVSPEMYEILLGKVKMSNVYDAALIEISPKFMPLWFSVLKRAIDLISSSLFLLIFAPLYAYIALRVRLSSAGPIFYLQERVGRGGQPFFIYKFRSMYTDAEQNGPQLSKDADDRCTPWGRIMRKYRLDELPQFWNVLKGDMSLVGPRPERQFYIDQIAQKAPHVRHLQRVRPGITSWGQVKYGYASNVEEMIQRLKYDILYIENISLALDIKILFHTVLVIVKGEGK; via the coding sequence ATGAAAAAGCAAGCCCTAGGGCTCTGGCTCTATATTTTACTAGACTACTTAACGGCTACCTTTGCTTGGTGTCTATTTTTTATCTTTAGAAAAATAGCCCTAGAGCGAATTGCTCCCTTTCATTGGGATTGGTTGTGGAAAGACCCCAACTTTATTTTCGGGTTCTTGGCCATTCCGCCCGCCTGGCTGCTTCTCTATGCCCTAACCGATAGCTATCGCAATATTTATCGGATGTCTAGAACCACGGAATTTCTCCGTAGTCTGGCCAGTATTTTCTTGGGGAGCCTGGTTCTCTTTTTTAGTATTCTGCTCAATGATTTGCCCAATTATAGCGAGGGCTATCGGGCCTACTATGCCTCTTTTGGGGCCTTATTTGGGCTGCAGTTTGTCCTGACCTTTTTGGCCCGTATGATTTTATTGGGCCGAGCGCATGCTCGGGTGCAAAAAGGCGAAATTCGCTTCAAGACGCTGCTCATTGGGAGCCGAGAGCGAGCCGCCCAGCTCTATGCAGAAATTGAGGAAGGGCAAACGGCTGGCTACTATGAGTTTGTAGGCGCTCTGGCCCTTAATGAACAGCCCTTAAACTATGGCCTGCCCTATTTGGGCCAAATAGAAGAGCTAGAGAACGTATTGCAAGAGCAGGAAATTCAGGAGGTGATTCTGGCCCTAGAGGCCGATGAGCAACAACAGCTCAGCTTTTTGCTCAACAGCTTGGCGGGTCGGCCACTACTCATCAAGGTGAGTCCAGAAATGTATGAAATTCTCTTGGGCAAGGTCAAAATGAGTAATGTCTATGATGCCGCCCTCATTGAGATTTCGCCCAAGTTTATGCCGCTTTGGTTTAGCGTACTCAAAAGAGCAATTGACCTCATCAGCTCTAGCCTTTTTCTGCTCATTTTTGCCCCCCTCTATGCCTATATTGCGCTGCGAGTACGGCTTTCTTCTGCTGGTCCAATTTTCTATTTGCAAGAGCGGGTGGGCCGAGGCGGACAGCCCTTTTTCATCTATAAGTTTCGCTCTATGTATACCGATGCCGAGCAAAATGGGCCACAGCTATCTAAGGATGCCGACGACCGCTGCACGCCCTGGGGCCGCATTATGCGCAAATACCGCCTAGATGAATTGCCGCAGTTTTGGAACGTCCTCAAGGGCGATATGTCCTTGGTAGGCCCCCGGCCCGAACGGCAATTTTATATTGACCAAATTGCCCAAAAAGCCCCGCATGTCCGCCACCTCCAAAGGGTGCGGCCAGGCATTACCTCCTGGGGCCAGGTAAAATATGGCTATGCCTCTAATGTAGAGGAAATGATTCAGCGCCTAAAGTATGATATTCTCTATATCGAAAATATTTCTTTGGCCCTCGATATTAAGATTCTTTTTCATACCGTGCTGGTTATCGTAAAAGGAGAAGGCAAATAA
- a CDS encoding Gfo/Idh/MocA family protein — protein MQKLKIGLLGAGHLGKIHLKCLQLLPDVYELVGFYEPQAERAASIAEELGLKAYDHLDELIAAVDVVDIVTPTSSHFEMAKKAIAAGKHIFVEKPITQTLEEGKALLALAQEAGIKGQVGFVERFNPAYLAMAEQDISPMFIEAHRLAPFNPRGNDVSVVLDLMIHDLDILLKLVNSPVRSVQASGVAIVSPAEDIANARIEFENRAVANITASRISMKSMRKFRLFQSDAYISMDFLEKKSELIRLYDSPEGVEEADRLMALETPQGERYLLVDQPETQAVNAIKTELELFAKSIIEDTEPTVSLEDGVKALELAYQILAAISAHRQAIQEQF, from the coding sequence ATGCAGAAGCTAAAAATTGGCCTCTTGGGTGCAGGCCATCTCGGAAAAATACACCTCAAATGTTTGCAACTACTACCCGATGTTTATGAGCTTGTCGGTTTTTATGAACCGCAGGCCGAGCGGGCTGCCAGCATTGCCGAAGAACTGGGCCTAAAGGCCTACGACCATCTAGATGAACTGATTGCAGCCGTGGACGTAGTGGATATTGTAACGCCCACTAGCAGCCACTTTGAAATGGCAAAAAAAGCCATTGCAGCAGGCAAACACATCTTTGTAGAAAAGCCCATTACCCAAACACTAGAAGAGGGCAAAGCCCTTTTGGCCCTAGCCCAAGAAGCCGGCATCAAGGGACAAGTAGGTTTTGTAGAGCGTTTTAATCCCGCCTATTTGGCCATGGCCGAGCAAGATATTTCGCCCATGTTTATCGAGGCCCACCGATTGGCCCCCTTCAACCCCAGAGGCAATGATGTTTCTGTTGTTTTGGACCTCATGATTCATGATCTGGATATTTTGCTCAAATTGGTCAACTCGCCCGTGCGTTCGGTACAAGCTAGTGGCGTAGCCATTGTGAGCCCAGCCGAAGACATTGCCAATGCTCGGATAGAATTTGAGAACCGAGCAGTAGCCAATATTACTGCTAGCCGCATCTCTATGAAAAGCATGCGTAAGTTTCGCCTTTTCCAGTCAGATGCCTACATCAGTATGGACTTTTTGGAGAAGAAGAGCGAGCTCATCCGCCTATACGATAGCCCTGAGGGGGTAGAAGAGGCCGACCGCCTCATGGCCCTAGAAACCCCTCAAGGAGAACGCTATTTGTTGGTGGACCAGCCCGAGACGCAGGCCGTTAATGCCATCAAAACCGAACTGGAGCTCTTTGCCAAAAGCATTATCGAGGATACAGAGCCAACGGTTAGTTTAGAAGATGGCGTTAAAGCATTAGAGCTAGCCTACCAAATCTTGGCGGCTATCTCGGCACATCGCCAAGCCATACAAGAACAATTTTAG
- a CDS encoding gliding motility-associated C-terminal domain-containing protein gives MSVANNVDCDGFLNGDSDFVFEFLATDNTIGLVNNNPAAIGVLGDFNYGFRNGDNGPWTVNAPSGDLRPNDGIFFNQEYICPADVPSLINIDWRGYENDILGFNYSLTGTSFDEDLQTMNQVGAIAVPAVGGVNTQSFTATATDGCGNQSYTLVLEVEHFALPVTYLPDAICAAPMLNLNQTYTYGWCPAVTLEPNEPNASDVTDNGSVWFAFTAPASGEVQITTDLSGTEIGTYMQFYHAADGHGCTVGNNLNTAAQVKDKFEYLSHLEFSDGTDGLGLDPEAEIEFDACDPVGGVSYQKLHPGEVYYVQLTSDDAGERGWVQVRINDLGGSSPPNVEDIPCTAPQIALGTSPISSGASSTPSITLDFDCAFDGGNDYGETGAAHTNSNPENYHAYDYDHPASNNNTVNESVWTHFTAPNSGRAYVETDYTGSVFSENIAFFGPDPRFAPGTPGDFSCANLTNLDAADGGRNGVLGNAQESAIVYRECMEPGYEYYAMADPVSGLNPFNDQFIAVWAYDPSVDEPLENPPPNDILCLTLPDPFYKIPVQLIGQPPLPFQAVAGSNERACIERLAGEPVSDPNPANRADQTVWHYFTVPPSGVVEIRLRAYTNLNRLNYAIYPLLNGTDCYGGLQPATYTSTGAANGGALTPIASGHTDFNGSTISLCCLEPGTTYALQLDGGAPGDQGQYIIEYIEEIEVYAGDSQYETEQGDTIAFNSMDTAYICYGDSIFPSVMLDPLGQTTSVVPGCLDVGFMLHNTFPIPDTIANIGFMYIDSTRDSSAYFVNNTNNSGSMGNPLFNQVYYVSAVADEDVSWGDLTCPSASMENGAPLVFLQPLNIVTGYDPNNCTISLTLSGGLPAYDGSSYDYLLVNSFGDTIQGQALANQTVSLPILGADIYDIYINDGVNCTAQSSVNASPCNDPCLSDPIRFLPSPIDSTVYQCQAGGNVATATVLINGGYPAQNGSDYTIVVSGSSVAGQNGSYTVAGSGNATAISFSFDVADGDLWSLAVSDSSACTDTTSHLFTYDQTNCPDFCVANPVVASSGYNCFPTGSALVEVTLGGGAPSIFGSNYTVSVSGSTVFGQSYSNAQIAGTIGSTSFLSFLVNDGDSWTVTVIDDNGCTDTLSSTYIFNSTNCPISCDSVPLAITPSSYNCNLDGTAEVTIDITGGTPFFDGSDYSLTITGLSTGDNVLNTPVAGNIGASATYSFTVADGDIWQVFVEDIEDCQETLIDTFAWNATNCGNICTAAGYTPVLINGGSDSVSYDCDGQGNAILFLELTGGLPAAGGPNNLYTATVTINGQTTSQQALYSGGFASLGLNLTSGDDWKVVLTDALGCSADSIEATFQAVTAVATSDAGFEILVGEAVTLDGTGSQGNITSYLWTPMTGLNDPTQATTIGFPIETTTYSLEVRDDNDCVDYDSVTVNVGACVAQHSGFTPNNDGVNDLWEIPCLGLLEGDLEVYNRWGQLVYRKEAYDNSWDGTDFRSGANLPDATYYYVLKVNYPSQPNPVLFKGTVTIIR, from the coding sequence ATGTCTGTAGCTAACAACGTAGACTGCGACGGCTTTTTGAATGGAGACAGTGATTTTGTCTTTGAATTTTTGGCCACAGATAACACCATTGGTTTGGTCAATAACAACCCTGCAGCCATTGGTGTGTTGGGTGATTTTAACTATGGGTTTCGGAATGGGGACAATGGGCCTTGGACCGTTAATGCCCCTAGTGGAGATTTGCGGCCCAATGATGGGATATTTTTTAACCAAGAGTATATCTGTCCTGCAGATGTGCCCAGCCTCATCAATATTGATTGGCGGGGCTATGAAAATGATATCTTGGGCTTTAACTACAGCTTGACGGGAACCAGCTTTGATGAGGACCTACAAACGATGAATCAAGTTGGGGCTATTGCCGTGCCTGCTGTAGGGGGAGTAAATACCCAAAGCTTTACCGCCACAGCTACTGATGGTTGTGGGAACCAGAGCTATACTTTAGTTTTGGAGGTAGAGCATTTTGCCTTGCCCGTTACCTATTTGCCTGACGCTATTTGTGCGGCACCCATGCTCAATTTGAACCAAACCTATACTTATGGTTGGTGTCCAGCAGTTACTTTAGAGCCCAATGAGCCCAATGCTAGTGATGTGACCGATAATGGTTCGGTTTGGTTTGCCTTTACGGCTCCTGCTTCTGGAGAAGTACAGATTACCACCGACCTAAGCGGTACGGAGATTGGGACCTATATGCAGTTTTATCATGCGGCAGATGGGCATGGCTGTACGGTAGGGAATAACCTGAATACAGCTGCTCAAGTAAAAGATAAATTTGAGTACCTCTCGCATTTAGAGTTCTCGGATGGGACAGATGGTTTGGGTTTAGATCCTGAGGCAGAAATTGAATTTGATGCTTGTGATCCGGTAGGAGGCGTGAGCTACCAAAAGCTACATCCGGGCGAAGTATATTACGTTCAGCTCACCTCTGATGATGCTGGAGAAAGAGGCTGGGTACAGGTCCGAATCAATGATTTGGGTGGTTCTTCGCCCCCCAATGTAGAGGATATTCCCTGTACGGCTCCGCAAATTGCCTTGGGCACTAGCCCTATCTCTTCGGGGGCCAGCTCTACGCCTAGCATTACCCTAGACTTTGACTGTGCCTTTGATGGTGGAAACGATTATGGCGAAACAGGAGCGGCGCATACCAACTCCAATCCTGAGAACTATCATGCCTATGATTATGATCATCCCGCCAGCAATAACAACACCGTTAATGAATCGGTTTGGACGCATTTCACGGCCCCCAATAGTGGTCGCGCTTATGTAGAAACCGACTATACGGGATCCGTCTTTAGCGAGAACATCGCCTTTTTTGGACCAGATCCTCGCTTTGCGCCTGGTACCCCTGGAGATTTCTCCTGTGCCAACCTCACTAACCTCGATGCTGCCGATGGAGGCCGCAATGGGGTGTTGGGCAATGCCCAAGAAAGTGCTATTGTCTATAGAGAATGTATGGAGCCCGGTTATGAGTACTATGCCATGGCCGACCCCGTTAGTGGGCTTAACCCCTTCAATGACCAATTTATTGCGGTTTGGGCCTATGATCCCTCTGTGGATGAACCCTTAGAAAACCCTCCACCCAATGATATTCTTTGCCTTACATTACCTGATCCCTTCTATAAGATTCCCGTTCAGTTAATCGGGCAACCTCCTCTCCCCTTTCAGGCAGTAGCAGGAAGCAACGAACGCGCCTGTATTGAGCGTTTGGCGGGAGAGCCCGTTTCTGACCCCAACCCTGCTAATCGCGCAGATCAGACGGTATGGCACTACTTTACGGTTCCGCCTTCTGGGGTAGTAGAAATTCGCTTGAGAGCTTATACCAACCTCAACCGCTTGAACTATGCCATCTATCCTTTGCTCAATGGCACGGATTGTTATGGCGGTTTGCAGCCAGCCACTTATACCAGCACAGGGGCAGCCAACGGTGGCGCACTAACGCCCATTGCTTCTGGCCATACCGACTTCAACGGCTCTACGATTAGTCTTTGCTGCCTAGAACCAGGTACCACTTATGCCCTTCAGTTGGATGGTGGTGCTCCTGGTGACCAAGGCCAATACATCATCGAATATATCGAGGAGATTGAGGTTTATGCTGGCGACTCTCAGTATGAGACCGAGCAAGGCGATACCATTGCCTTTAATAGCATGGACACCGCTTATATCTGCTATGGCGATAGCATCTTCCCTTCTGTTATGCTAGATCCTTTGGGCCAAACTACTTCTGTAGTGCCTGGCTGTTTGGATGTGGGCTTTATGCTGCATAATACCTTCCCTATTCCCGATACGATTGCCAACATTGGCTTTATGTATATTGACTCTACCCGAGACAGCTCGGCTTATTTTGTCAATAACACCAACAACTCGGGCAGCATGGGCAACCCGCTTTTCAACCAAGTCTACTATGTATCTGCAGTAGCTGATGAAGATGTGAGTTGGGGAGACTTAACTTGCCCAAGTGCAAGTATGGAAAATGGAGCCCCTCTGGTCTTCCTACAGCCCTTGAATATTGTTACGGGCTACGATCCCAACAACTGTACAATTAGCCTAACGCTTTCTGGTGGTTTGCCCGCCTATGATGGTAGCAGCTACGACTATCTATTGGTCAATAGCTTTGGCGATACCATTCAGGGACAGGCCTTGGCCAACCAAACTGTTAGCCTCCCTATTTTGGGAGCCGATATTTATGATATCTATATCAATGATGGCGTCAACTGCACGGCCCAATCTAGCGTCAATGCCAGTCCTTGTAATGACCCTTGTTTGAGCGATCCTATCCGCTTCTTGCCTAGCCCAATTGATAGTACGGTCTATCAATGTCAGGCTGGGGGTAATGTAGCCACGGCCACGGTACTCATCAATGGTGGATATCCTGCCCAGAATGGATCGGACTATACTATTGTCGTAAGTGGATCTTCTGTAGCAGGCCAAAACGGTAGCTATACCGTAGCGGGCTCTGGAAACGCCACGGCCATTTCATTCAGCTTTGATGTAGCCGATGGCGATCTTTGGAGCTTGGCCGTTAGTGATAGCAGTGCATGTACGGATACCACTAGCCACCTATTTACCTATGATCAGACCAACTGTCCTGATTTCTGTGTAGCGAATCCAGTAGTCGCTAGTTCTGGCTACAACTGTTTCCCTACAGGCAGTGCTTTAGTAGAGGTTACCCTAGGGGGTGGAGCGCCTTCTATCTTTGGCTCTAACTATACCGTTAGCGTTTCTGGCTCGACGGTATTTGGACAAAGCTACAGCAATGCTCAGATTGCTGGGACTATTGGTAGTACTAGCTTCCTCTCTTTCTTGGTGAATGATGGCGACAGCTGGACCGTTACGGTCATTGATGACAATGGCTGTACTGATACCCTCAGCAGTACCTATATCTTTAATAGTACCAACTGTCCGATTAGCTGTGATTCGGTGCCTTTGGCCATTACGCCTTCTAGCTACAACTGTAATCTAGACGGTACCGCAGAAGTCACTATTGATATTACAGGCGGTACGCCTTTCTTTGATGGTTCTGACTATAGCTTGACCATTACAGGCCTAAGCACTGGAGACAATGTCTTGAATACGCCAGTAGCAGGCAACATTGGTGCTTCGGCCACTTATAGCTTTACCGTAGCTGATGGCGACATCTGGCAGGTCTTTGTGGAAGACATCGAAGATTGTCAGGAGACGCTCATCGATACCTTTGCCTGGAATGCCACCAACTGCGGCAACATCTGTACAGCCGCAGGCTATACGCCTGTCTTAATCAATGGCGGATCGGATTCGGTCAGTTATGATTGTGATGGCCAAGGCAATGCGATCTTGTTCTTAGAACTTACGGGTGGCTTGCCTGCAGCAGGAGGTCCCAACAACCTCTATACGGCAACTGTTACGATCAATGGCCAAACGACTAGCCAGCAGGCGCTCTATAGCGGCGGCTTTGCTAGCCTGGGGCTCAACTTGACTTCTGGCGATGACTGGAAGGTGGTCCTTACAGATGCTTTAGGTTGTTCTGCCGATAGTATTGAGGCGACCTTCCAAGCGGTTACAGCCGTAGCCACTAGCGATGCTGGTTTTGAAATCTTGGTAGGAGAAGCCGTTACCCTAGATGGTACAGGTAGCCAAGGAAACATTACTTCTTATCTCTGGACCCCCATGACGGGCCTCAATGATCCCACTCAAGCCACAACCATTGGCTTCCCAATTGAGACCACCACTTATAGTTTGGAGGTAAGAGATGATAATGACTGTGTAGACTACGATAGCGTGACCGTTAATGTGGGCGCTTGTGTGGCCCAGCATTCTGGCTTTACGCCTAATAATGATGGCGTCAATGACCTTTGGGAGATTCCTTGCTTAGGTTTGCTAGAAGGCGACCTAGAGGTTTATAACCGCTGGGGGCAATTAGTTTACCGCAAGGAGGCTTATGATAACAGCTGGGACGGTACCGACTTCCGTTCTGGGGCCAATTTACCTGATGCCACTTACTACTATGTGCTCAAGGTGAACTACCCCTCTCAGCCTAATCCGGTTCTCTTTAAAGGTACGGTGACCATTATCCGTTAA
- a CDS encoding outer membrane protein assembly factor BamD, with amino-acid sequence MLKLKVGLYSLLFILLSFACQRENIDKIRMNPDLDYRYEKAVAFYEAGDYQKAQYLLEDLMGLVRGSEKSEKVYYYYASTHHRMRNYSFSSYYFRQFYNTFPNSEFAEEALFLAAESSRKLSPNFRLTQEDTEEAIEGYQFFVNMYPLSDRVSLCNEQIDLLRAKLETKALEAAKGYYKRSHYLAAVHSFDNLLLDFPDTQEAPYIRYMIIKSSFGYAEKSILSKQVERFEEVIEKAKIFERKHSDSRYASEVKNMINISKQRIKRLQNE; translated from the coding sequence ATGTTAAAACTAAAAGTAGGCCTTTATAGCCTCCTCTTCATCCTCCTCAGTTTTGCCTGCCAAAGGGAAAACATTGATAAGATTCGGATGAACCCCGACCTCGACTATCGCTATGAGAAAGCCGTAGCCTTTTACGAAGCCGGAGATTACCAAAAAGCGCAATACCTCTTAGAGGACCTCATGGGGCTGGTGCGCGGAAGTGAGAAATCGGAAAAAGTGTATTACTACTATGCTAGTACACACCACCGAATGAGAAATTACAGCTTCTCTTCTTATTATTTCCGCCAATTTTACAATACCTTCCCCAATTCTGAATTTGCAGAAGAAGCCCTCTTTTTGGCCGCAGAATCTAGCCGAAAGTTATCGCCTAATTTTCGACTTACTCAGGAGGATACCGAAGAAGCCATAGAAGGCTATCAGTTCTTTGTCAATATGTACCCCCTTAGCGATAGAGTCAGTTTGTGTAACGAACAAATTGATTTGCTTCGGGCCAAATTAGAAACCAAAGCCCTAGAAGCCGCCAAAGGCTACTACAAGCGCAGCCACTACCTAGCGGCCGTGCATAGTTTTGACAACCTCTTGCTGGATTTTCCAGATACCCAAGAGGCCCCTTATATCCGCTACATGATTATTAAGTCTTCTTTTGGCTATGCCGAAAAAAGTATCTTATCTAAACAAGTAGAACGCTTTGAAGAGGTGATCGAAAAAGCAAAAATCTTTGAGCGCAAACATAGCGATAGCCGCTATGCCTCAGAGGTGAAAAACATGATTAACATTAGTAAGCAGCGAATAAAAAGATTGCAAAATGAGTGA
- a CDS encoding PorP/SprF family type IX secretion system membrane protein — MKRFFFTLSLLLLFGWQAEAQQEPLFAQYNNNSYLINPAVAGSKGIHSLQLFHRWQWVAFPGAPQTFGINYQGLIGQSHGVGGLIFSDITGPSRRFGMKGSYAFHLPVGDDMRLSMGLAGRIVRQRVNTSEITFVDDNDNAINNGSEAVTTGDAEFGIYFYARNFFVGASAPNLVQSKLDFAGSNATGRDPIGYNYRHYFVTAGYKFFFDDQEMSLEPSIMLRYTQGPRPQIDGGIKATFLGDQLGFGVFYRSPGFLSFQARFVFDKQMPLLLSFDVATNNFQNYSVGATEVNFGYDFGGQPFYGPAGQAGPDIPSLPSSSEDRKGTL; from the coding sequence ATGAAACGTTTTTTCTTTACGCTATCGCTACTGCTGCTTTTTGGCTGGCAGGCAGAGGCCCAACAAGAGCCTCTTTTTGCGCAATACAATAATAATAGCTACCTCATCAATCCTGCGGTGGCAGGCTCTAAAGGGATTCACTCGCTACAGCTCTTTCATCGCTGGCAGTGGGTGGCTTTTCCTGGGGCCCCCCAAACTTTTGGCATCAATTATCAGGGACTCATTGGCCAATCGCATGGCGTTGGGGGGCTTATTTTCTCTGATATTACGGGACCTTCTCGCCGTTTTGGAATGAAGGGTTCTTATGCTTTTCATTTGCCCGTGGGCGATGATATGCGTCTATCGATGGGCCTAGCGGGCCGCATTGTCCGCCAGCGCGTCAATACCAGCGAGATTACTTTTGTCGATGATAATGACAATGCTATCAATAACGGCAGTGAGGCCGTTACAACTGGCGATGCCGAATTTGGCATTTACTTTTATGCCCGCAACTTTTTTGTTGGGGCCTCGGCGCCCAATTTGGTCCAATCTAAATTGGATTTTGCAGGCAGCAATGCCACGGGCCGCGACCCTATTGGCTATAATTATCGCCATTATTTTGTGACCGCAGGCTATAAGTTTTTCTTTGATGACCAAGAGATGAGCCTAGAGCCTTCTATTATGCTTCGTTATACCCAAGGCCCCCGCCCACAGATTGATGGCGGAATTAAGGCCACTTTCTTGGGCGACCAATTGGGCTTTGGCGTTTTTTATCGCTCGCCGGGCTTTTTGTCTTTCCAAGCTCGCTTTGTTTTTGACAAGCAGATGCCGCTTTTGCTCTCTTTTGATGTGGCGACCAATAATTTCCAGAATTATAGTGTAGGCGCTACGGAGGTCAATTTTGGCTATGACTTTGGCGGCCAACCCTTTTATGGGCCCGCGGGCCAGGCTGGTCCAGATATTCCCTCTCTTCCCTCTTCTTCTGAAGATCGAAAAGGAACGCTTTAA
- a CDS encoding pyridoxal-phosphate dependent enzyme, translating to MAGYYNNILETIGNTPLVKLNKIVKEVPATVLAKVETTNPGNSVKDRMALKMVEDAEKAGLLQPGGTIIECTSGNTGMGIAIAAVVKGYKCIFTTTDKQSKEKVDILRAVGAEVIVCPTNVGPEDPRSYYSVAERLSKEIPNSFWCNQYDNLSNRLAHYESTGPEIWEQTEGKITHFVVGVGTGGTISGVGRYLKEQNPNIKIWGIDPYGSVFKKYHETGEFDEKEIYPYVTEGIGEDILPKNVDFDIIDHFEKVTDKDAAIGTRELARQEGIMVGNSAGSAIMGVKQLASELKEDDLVVVLFHDHGSRYVGKMFNDEWMRERGFLEDELKVKDLIAKKDNSDFFTLKSSQTVKEALQFMKEHDLSQLPLVDEAGKIVGAITETLVLSCLLENPMSNSERPLSEIMCAPFPLVDLELSVKKVGGYFNHKTPAVIAIDKAGTPHIITKYDMIQTIG from the coding sequence ATGGCAGGCTACTATAACAACATTCTAGAAACCATTGGCAACACGCCATTGGTCAAGCTCAACAAAATTGTCAAAGAGGTTCCCGCCACAGTTTTGGCGAAGGTAGAAACCACCAATCCCGGTAACTCGGTCAAGGACCGCATGGCCCTAAAAATGGTGGAAGATGCGGAAAAAGCGGGTTTGCTCCAGCCTGGAGGGACCATTATTGAATGTACCTCTGGAAATACCGGGATGGGCATTGCCATTGCGGCAGTTGTAAAAGGGTACAAATGTATTTTTACCACAACAGATAAACAATCTAAGGAGAAGGTAGACATTTTGCGGGCCGTAGGGGCCGAGGTAATTGTTTGCCCGACCAATGTGGGGCCAGAAGACCCCCGCTCTTACTACTCTGTAGCTGAGCGATTGAGCAAGGAAATTCCCAACTCTTTTTGGTGCAACCAATATGACAACCTCTCTAACCGCCTAGCGCATTATGAGAGCACGGGTCCTGAAATTTGGGAACAAACGGAAGGAAAAATTACGCACTTTGTAGTAGGTGTAGGGACCGGCGGAACGATTTCTGGCGTTGGTCGCTACCTCAAGGAGCAAAATCCCAATATCAAAATCTGGGGAATCGATCCCTATGGTTCTGTTTTTAAGAAGTACCATGAAACAGGCGAATTTGATGAAAAAGAGATTTACCCTTATGTAACGGAAGGGATTGGCGAGGATATTTTGCCTAAAAATGTAGACTTTGACATCATTGACCACTTTGAGAAAGTGACCGATAAAGATGCTGCGATTGGGACCAGAGAATTGGCTCGCCAAGAAGGTATTATGGTAGGTAACTCCGCTGGTTCGGCCATTATGGGCGTTAAGCAATTGGCTAGCGAGCTCAAAGAAGATGATCTGGTGGTGGTGCTTTTCCATGACCACGGTAGCCGTTATGTGGGCAAAATGTTTAACGATGAGTGGATGCGCGAGCGTGGCTTTTTGGAAGATGAGCTCAAGGTGAAAGACCTAATTGCTAAAAAAGACAATTCAGATTTCTTTACCCTCAAGAGCAGCCAAACCGTTAAGGAAGCTTTGCAATTTATGAAAGAGCATGATCTTTCTCAGTTGCCTTTGGTCGATGAGGCGGGCAAAATTGTAGGCGCTATTACCGAAACTTTGGTCCTTAGCTGCTTGCTTGAAAACCCAATGAGCAACAGTGAGCGCCCCTTGAGCGAAATCATGTGTGCGCCCTTCCCTCTTGTGGATTTGGAACTATCGGTAAAGAAGGTAGGGGGTTATTTTAACCATAAAACGCCTGCAGTTATTGCTATTGATAAGGCGGGAACTCCGCATATCATTACCAAATATGATATGATCCAGACGATTGGCTAA